Genomic window (Clarias gariepinus isolate MV-2021 ecotype Netherlands chromosome 4, CGAR_prim_01v2, whole genome shotgun sequence):
GTTGAACATGAGCAGGAACGGATGCAGTTTTACTGCCGCTCGTGTCAGCGTCTGTTGTGTGCACTCTGTAAGCTGCGCCGAGTCCACAATAGCCACAAGGTCATGCCCATAGCACTCGCCTACCAGACGTTGAAGGTACTTCCTTAAAAACTTTATAGTGTTTTAGTAGTGTTTTGCTTCTTTCATCGTCAGGCAAATACAtcccctgttcggtaatcggagagtgagtCGCAGatgataaatctaaaaaaattaactcaaGATTTTGAGTTCACTTAAGGTGCAGATCAAACTTCAAAAGTTTTACTAAATTCTTTCCACACTGTTTTGCATGATAAAATGATGTTGTAATAGACATTTTATAGTGATTATGTGTGGGGGGGCTCTCTTCATTAGCGCCACAGTTTTTTGGAACATATGAGACTTTCTGCAGTAAGAATAAACAttaatctgtttatttcatataGACACACCCACCTCGAGGAAAACAGTGCTAAATAGAGGGGAAATTTTTCTTCTAATTTTTTGCAAAACTTTCTACAGAGATTACATGGAAAGGTGtagaacaataaaaaacacccagcagttatgtacagtaggtggaaTTGCTTTGTTAATGATAAAGGTCAGATTAACCTCTGCTTCTGGTTAATACTGACAGGAGTGGAACCCAATATAGACTTCAGTTATTGGTTACATTTGAGTTATTGTAGCCTTTCTCACTCTGGCCAGCTTGAACTGCCACTTACTGGATGTGTTTTGGTTTTGTAAATCCCAGGAAAACTGCAGCCTCTGAAATACTTAAACCGAAGCCCTTTTGGCTCCAACAACTATACCATAATCAAAGTCattgaaaacattaaaaacaaaatggcatAAGGGACAAATATATAAACCTGGCTATGCTGTAATACTGGTATAGCCAGCTAATAGAAAGTACAGAGCGTACATTTAGATAAGTATGTGTTTATTACTAAGTTATGTGTAACTCAATACGCAgggcaagtaaaaaaaaaagaaagaacagaaacagaaacagaacaGAGATTATACTCAGTGTGACTTAAGCTCCACATATCTTTAAGGTCTACCTACCGTTAAGTATGAAAAACAAGTATAAACAAATGATAAGTGGAAGTTCTTTAAAAAAGGCAGGCAGGTTTCAATTGAATGGCAAACTGAAGCTAAACCAGTTTCTGTGATAAATTAATGCCTATTGGAACTATTGTTGGAACCTTgtattgtgagcataattcgttctggaagcatgcttgtatatcaaagcacttgtatatcaaagcgaatttcctcataagaaataaCAGAAACTCTGATGGTTTGTTTGACAGCCCAAAagtattcatataaaaataatgaattcaaaatataaagtaataataaatgaacaaatgaaccTTCAATTTACCTTTGAAAGGTAAACGCaacgttgttgcagtacagttactaaagaacagtcaccaCATTTGGACACAAAAATACTCGCGCTAcaacacgcacgcacacacatggtcacaatgttatagtaaacagcacTATTAGCACTAAcagtgcatggatgttgactatacaggTAACGCACGTGCACTAAGACGATGATTACGAACAACCccgaaccattggctcagttgtgatcacgtgatgctcggcggaCAAAGCACATGCATACTACTCGTATTTCAAGACCacgctcgtttatcaagttaaaatttatttaaaaattttatcttCTTGAAAAACGCTGCCacaccaagttactcgcaatccaaggttccactatatttTGTTTTACCATGTtcttataatgtttatttattatgtattattggTAAGAAGTATGGTCAGAGTATGTTGgctaagtttttataataaccATTGTTAAGTGTATGAGTGGTACATTAATGAGAGATGCAGAATAACTATGATACttcttttcttaaaataacaccCTGCTACACCAATAGACTTACCCAAGCATTTCACGAGTGCTAGAATGCCATCAacatcagactgcctgcttcacggttgaagcactggcctcccaggaactcctttaatggcccaaatatgaGGAGCAAAAGTACCACTAACACaataatttattcatcattcattttcaGTTTTACTTTATCCAGGGCAGGTTTAGTGTGGCAGATCTGTCCCTTGCACCACCGTACTGCCTCACCTCAAACACagacttaattttttattagtagATTGTTGTTCCCGCAGTGCTGGAATCCTTGTGACAGCAGCGTGGGctgatttaaaattaaatgttcgTATGATTAATAATGACCCTGAACTGCATTATATTGCATGAGTCAATATCACATTGAAGCAAATATGAATCAAGTTATATTGAGTCCCTGGctgctataaatatatatttcatcaAGTCATGGATTGTGATGATTCCATGTGACATTATATCACTGAAGGACCAATGTGCATCGACTCTTGGTCAATATGTAACTTGTAAAACCAGTGTAacaatgtttgttttgcttcaTGTGACTTCATTTTGTGATTGAACAGGATAAAATTACTAAGCAGATGAACTATGTTCTGGCCCATCAAGAGAGAGTGCAGGCCCAAATCACTCAAGTGGAGAGTGCCATCGCTCAGACAGAGGtaagttttaattcttttatCTATTGGACACTCGAAAGGTGTgaatatttcaaaataaataactctagCACTTGCATTTATATTAGCATTGCAATTACCAATAATACAACTACAAATTAAGACTTTCTGGAAAGGTTTATGCCAAACAACAGAATGTGGAAAAACGTGATCTCAGTACCTCAGACTGTAACATATTTCCTGGTACCAGACAGGCAGGTTTGAGTAGTTTAGAGTTtcattttctcacacaaaaaaattgctAGAATTTATAAAGACAGGTACAGAATACAATAAACCATCCGGTTCTGCAGGTGCAAGCCAAAGTCTTGTACAATAGACAGAAGTTAGTGGACACTGCATAGGCTAGTTTGAACTAACAGGAAAGCTAATGTGACCCATATAACCACTTTTTATCACCATGTTGGGCTGAAAAGCCTCTCAATAAGAACATAATGTTGTAATACGccgcgttccaaattattatgcgaATTGGATttaagtgtcataaacattaaatgtttagttttaaattaaactcacgGATGGTATTGTGTCTTAAggctctttggatcactgaaatgaatctcagacatgtgtgataattagtttgccagataaGCTCAATTAAGGGgaaagtactgaagaaggttgttccacattattaagcaggccacaggtttcaagcaatatgggataaaaaaaagaatctctcTGCTGCGGAAAAACGTCAAATATTGCAATACCTTGGACAAGGtataaaaacattagatatttcatgaatacttaagcgtgatcatcgtactgtgaagacatttgtggctgattcagagcacagacaggttcgtgcagatagaggcagaatgaggaaggtttctgcAAGACAAATTCATCAGGTTAAAAGAGCAGCTGctgaaatgccattacaaagcagcaaacaggtatttaaagctgctggtgcctctggagtcccacgaacctcaaggtgtaggatccttTAAAGACTTGCAGTTGTGCATCAACCTACTATTCGGCCACCTCTAAtcaatgctcacaagcagaaacggttgcagtgggccCAGGCATACATGAAGACTAGTTTTTAAACAGTCTTGTTTAAGGCTGTGACATCAACAAGGAGGTGCCGGAGTCATGTTTTGGGCCGGAATCATGGGGAAAGAGCTGGTAGGCCCTACCTGTCCTACTGCAGAATACATTTTCGGGCCAATCAGACACCACCCTGATGGTATTGCATAGAACTACTTGTTCTAGAGCACATGCTGCCATTTTTTTGCCCTCCAGTTTCTATGTTTTCGAAAAACTGCACAGTACATTAAATATGTGATTCTTGCTGATTGATTGATCTCACCTGTTCCcacttttataatttaaacaggattgttaaaatgtttttcttagaAAACTCCATGCTTTTGTGACCCTAAACCTTTCCTTGTGCATCTGTGTGTTAAGGTGAACAGTGCGGTTGCTAAAGAGCACCTGAACCAGTGTGTGAACAATATGCGCGAAGAGCTAGATGAACGGCAGTGCGCTATGATCAAAACTCTGGAGGAAACTCGTGTTCAAAAATCAGATGCTCTAAGCACACAACTTTTAGAGAAACAGAGTCTTCTGGAAAACACGGGGCTCGTCATGTACACACAGGAGTTACTGAAAGAAAACGATCAGCCTTGCTTTGTGCAGGCTGCCAGAGTCACCCACAACCGGTAcgaatgtgtctgtgtgtccaaATGCATGTGCATGAGAGTCGTAAACATTTCAAGTGTGATTGCAGTGGAGGTGGAATATTGTGGAATATTTTCAGCATCATTACCACATAACCTAAGTATGCTACAACACCTATTTGTATTTTTAGCTTGGTTTGTTAGAATAAGGATGATGGCTGTacaagtattaaaatatttgctttAAGCACTAAACTTGCAGCTTAGACTTGCTTTTTTTCAGTATCATTATCTATTCATGTACAGTGTCTCAAGATAAAAGTCTTAAACCACCCAACATttcttcaaattaaattaaataaaattaaatttaaggaATGGGAACCAACGTTTTACTGCACGTTCTGCAAAgggcctaaagatacaattaaaaaaatggttcTTTTATCATTTCCTTTTAAGTCTATtacaaccactcagcattcagcataaGAAGTATAGTATCCTAACCACCAGCTTGATTATCTTTCATCATCTGCACTTGTTTGTCACTGCTTCCTTGAGATGATgccttaacattttattttttcatttattactttattgatTTTATGCATGAATGATTTATTGGTCTCGTTGTGGCGTAACAATGATACAACTACAATAAATATTTCTCTTAATACGTAATTTTTGAGTCCGAGTTCTTGTCCATTCTTGTCTTCTCTGTTTCCCGTGCGCAGGTTGGTCACAGCCATAGAGAACCTGCAGCGCTTCTCCCTCTCTACAGATCCCTCATTCCATCATTTCCATGTGGACATCTCCAGAGAGTTAAAGCTACTCAGCAGCATCAATTTCATACAAGGTTGTTATCAGATCTACCGAACTAAATGCAGTCTCACAACAGAgctgttatatttatttaaatgtgctttCACCGGGGTCGAAATACAAAGATGAATCTGTTTAGAGGAGTGATTCCtgtagtgggtgtgtgtgcacacgcgcAAGAGTGTATGAAAATCGTCCTACACAGCTCCTGCTTCTGCTCTTGTCTAACACCagtcatgattcttttcaaatgtttttttatatgaatctttttgggctgtggaatgaataatttcagtttccattatttcttatagggaaattcactttgatatacgagtataTAAAGGCACGCTTCCAAAACGAATCATGCTTGCAATACAAGGTTCAACTGTGAATGACCTAGTCAAGCTAGGTGAAAAGTGTGATAATTCAGTGTACAAATTTGGAATTTTGCTTCGGTTTAATGATAGAGTGTGATGATTCGGTATGCTGATTCAatttcatgattttattttttgctttttttgatgACTGTTGATTTGGTGATTCAGTGTGCTGAGTCAGTATTTCTTTTAGTTTGATGATAGAATTTGATAAGTTGGTATGATGATTTATTGATTCGGTGTTTTGCTTTAGTGTGATTACAGAGTCTAATGATTTAGTCCTTCGCTTCAGTGTGATGATTTTAAATGCtgatttcatttgtttattctgtGTATTGCTTCAGTGTTATAAGAGTGTGATGATTCAGTATTTAGCTTCAGGGTGCTGCTTCAGTGTGATGATTCAGCAATGCCGATCCAATACGCTGATTTAGTATTACGATTCATCATGAAGCTTGGGTGTAATCATTCGGTGTGCAGGTTGATTGTGTAGATTCATTGTGGTGAGTGATGTTAAAAGTGCTGACTGAGTCTTTGTGCTGAGTGTGTTTGCTGAGCCATTTGCTTTTAATTTACCGTGCTAATCCTGTTGGTAGTGCTGATTTGATGTGCTGGTTTGGTGTTCAGCTATCTAACAGCATACTAAGAAAGCCTTTCTTGTTTTCTGCTATAGCTCCACTGGCTCCTGTAATCGACACCCAAAAGACTCTGGCATACGATCAGCTGTACCTGTGCTGGCGCCTCCCTCAAGACTCTGCTCCTGCCTGGCACTACTCCGTGGAGTTTCAGAGAAAAAATGGCAGAGATGGACCTTTGTGGGGTGGGGTCAAATCTGAAGTCTTCGGAGGCCCCAACAGTCCGTGGCAGCGCATAGACGAGGTGGGCGGGACTAGTGCTGTGATTGACAGACTGGAGATGGACAGCGTGTATGTGCTGAGAGTAAGAGGCTGCAACAAAGCAGGTTTTGGCGAATACAGTGAGGAAGTGTATCTACACACACCGCCTGCACAAGGTAACACACAATATTAACGTCGCAACTTTTGTATGCAGTGTGTCCACACTCATGGGGGTATTCGCCATTCTAAattcagttttcttttatttatttttgcacttaTTTTCCCATACCTTTACTTTCTCATCCATCCTTTGAATGGCCTCCTGCTTTCTCACTTGTTTTCCCCATCCATCCAGATTTTCTTCAATTTATCAAATTCCTTCaacctcttctctctctctctctctctctctctctctctctctctctcatgtaaATCATACTCTTTATCCACTCTCTCTcagcttttcttcttcttctgctctGACTTGTATTCCTGTTTGATCTAGAATATATCACCTGCCTGACCTTCTCCCAGTCCTTGTATATGCATAAGGGTCCTACTTTCCTCTTTTTCCCTCGTCCTTGTTACCTCCTCTCTTTAACCTTCTCTTTAAATTCTGGTCTTTTTCTTGTCTACTCCCTCCGTCCTCCTTTCACCTGTCCTCCTTATGGTGGCTGTCCGTTTTCTCTGTTTGTATACGATCCCCACCACTCCGTTCCCTACTTCTCCCCCCACTCTCCTTCCCTCATTTTCTTTCTGACTCTCAGTGCTGTCATTTTGTCTGGACTCTCGCTGGGGGCTCCATGCTGAGCGTGTGGCACTGGGTAAAGGGCAGACGTATGCCCGCAGCGTGCCTGGTGTCACTTTGCTGCAGGCTGCCGACTGCGCCCTCACTTCCTTTcatctgacctctgacctcttgGTGGCAGACGTATCAATCACACAGGGTCGTCACTACTGGGCATGTTCAGTGGAGCCTGGTTCCTACTTAGTCAAGGTAATCAGATGACAGATTGGACAGTATGGACcttcatattttaaatatttaaatgaacttcttgtcATTCTGGGcatttgtatgtttttgtgcttgtgtgtgtgcaggttggTGTTGGTCAAGAAACAAAGCTTCAAGAATGGTTTCACTTACCACAGGACATGGCAAGTCCCCGGTAAAGCTAAAagaattttttgtttaaaaacaaacatgttatCCCTCTTCATTATAAAACACACTTATATTATACTTTATCCACTAGTCTGGTAATGTTAAAAGACTTAATTATTTTATCTGTATGCTACAATGCTGTTGAATTCTCAGTTGTTATTGGCCTAAAAGattataatagattttttttttataattaaaattagatttagatttagaaTCGAAAgtgatttttgtgtgtttgtgtttattagatttttttaagctgttttttaTAAGCAATGATTTAGCAATGAGCATTGTGTCGGTTTTACtacacttaaccttaatttataattcctcttggcatggctgctttaaaaacgaaACTGAAAGTGACTCCTATTTTCTTCTTGCCGCTGTCCTTGCTAACATACTTGGAAAACATGGTGCTATATTTTCCCTAAATCT
Coding sequences:
- the trim46a gene encoding tripartite motif-containing protein 46 isoform X1 gives rise to the protein MADAELQTFTSVMDALVRISSNMKSMERELRCPVCEEMVKQPIVLPCLHSVCVLCAAEVLVQRGYPPPELPREPNTPTSSPSTRSPRHARRPPPKTDRLEHVLKTVCGTYPGRRRKDTIPLNMLFPCPTCCRDVELGERGLTDCLRNLTLERIIERYRQTVSLGSMAVMCQFCKPPQALEATKGCADCRANFCNECFKLYHPWGTPRAQHEHVLPTHSFRPKVLVCVEHEQERMQFYCRSCQRLLCALCKLRRVHNSHKVMPIALAYQTLKDKITKQMNYVLAHQERVQAQITQVESAIAQTEVNSAVAKEHLNQCVNNMREELDERQCAMIKTLEETRVQKSDALSTQLLEKQSLLENTGLVMYTQELLKENDQPCFVQAARVTHNRLVTAIENLQRFSLSTDPSFHHFHVDISRELKLLSSINFIQAPLAPVIDTQKTLAYDQLYLCWRLPQDSAPAWHYSVEFQRKNGRDGPLWGGVKSEVFGGPNSPWQRIDEVGGTSAVIDRLEMDSVYVLRVRGCNKAGFGEYSEEVYLHTPPAQVLSFCLDSRWGLHAERVALGKGQTYARSVPGVTLLQAADCALTSFHLTSDLLVADVSITQGRHYWACSVEPGSYLVKVGVGQETKLQEWFHLPQDMASPRYDPDSGHDSGAEDAQDCSPPFCFLTMGMGKILMPKSGASNGMSGPLTAPLPPRLGVCLDFDKGRVTFYDAHSLRVLWDGTVDCSAPVCPAFCFIGGGALQLQELIANRSTEQTMPRRVTIQSHATNLSK
- the trim46a gene encoding tripartite motif-containing protein 46 isoform X2, with product MKSMERELRCPVCEEMVKQPIVLPCLHSVCVLCAAEVLVQRGYPPPELPREPNTPTSSPSTRSPRHARRPPPKTDRLEHVLKTVCGTYPGRRRKDTIPLNMLFPCPTCCRDVELGERGLTDCLRNLTLERIIERYRQTVSLGSMAVMCQFCKPPQALEATKGCADCRANFCNECFKLYHPWGTPRAQHEHVLPTHSFRPKVLVCVEHEQERMQFYCRSCQRLLCALCKLRRVHNSHKVMPIALAYQTLKDKITKQMNYVLAHQERVQAQITQVESAIAQTEVNSAVAKEHLNQCVNNMREELDERQCAMIKTLEETRVQKSDALSTQLLEKQSLLENTGLVMYTQELLKENDQPCFVQAARVTHNRLVTAIENLQRFSLSTDPSFHHFHVDISRELKLLSSINFIQAPLAPVIDTQKTLAYDQLYLCWRLPQDSAPAWHYSVEFQRKNGRDGPLWGGVKSEVFGGPNSPWQRIDEVGGTSAVIDRLEMDSVYVLRVRGCNKAGFGEYSEEVYLHTPPAQVLSFCLDSRWGLHAERVALGKGQTYARSVPGVTLLQAADCALTSFHLTSDLLVADVSITQGRHYWACSVEPGSYLVKVGVGQETKLQEWFHLPQDMASPRYDPDSGHDSGAEDAQDCSPPFCFLTMGMGKILMPKSGASNGMSGPLTAPLPPRLGVCLDFDKGRVTFYDAHSLRVLWDGTVDCSAPVCPAFCFIGGGALQLQELIANRSTEQTMPRRVTIQSHATNLSK